One window from the genome of Aquabacterium sp. A3 encodes:
- a CDS encoding PEP-CTERM sorting domain-containing protein, producing the protein MIPSRSTILRPTAVRPVPRAIALGVATLSALMVPTAQAAIDTNAWDVYNGPDGNVQFSIYHAPNQSDVTYLYGQVTQQVAGDGSLSHTLQGLSFSLDVAAALYIVNEGATLSNALFDSGAYIPLVGATNQTWTSLTVYGTETFWLGAQTREGNVGSQPWTGLGWAQLRFDEQGQLELLSSVVAYDSTSLVVGAVPEPGTWALMGIGLVGLGWAARRRA; encoded by the coding sequence ATGATCCCATCCAGGTCCACCATCTTGCGCCCCACCGCCGTGCGCCCTGTCCCCCGCGCCATCGCCCTGGGCGTGGCCACGCTGTCGGCGCTGATGGTACCAACGGCCCAGGCCGCCATCGACACCAACGCCTGGGACGTCTACAACGGGCCTGATGGCAACGTGCAGTTCTCCATCTACCACGCACCCAACCAGTCGGACGTCACCTATCTGTACGGGCAAGTGACTCAGCAAGTCGCGGGCGACGGCAGCCTCAGCCACACCCTGCAGGGCCTGAGCTTCAGCTTGGACGTGGCCGCCGCGCTCTACATCGTCAACGAGGGCGCCACCCTGAGCAACGCGCTGTTCGACAGCGGCGCCTACATCCCGCTGGTGGGCGCCACCAACCAAACCTGGACCAGCCTGACCGTGTACGGCACAGAGACTTTCTGGCTGGGCGCCCAAACCCGCGAAGGCAATGTCGGATCCCAGCCCTGGACAGGCCTGGGCTGGGCCCAGCTGCGCTTTGACGAACAAGGTCAGCTGGAACTGCTGAGCAGCGTGGTGGCCTACGACAGCACCAGCCTGGTGGTGGGCGCCGTGCCCGAGCCCGGCACCTGGGCCCTGATGGGCATCGGCCTGGTCGGGCTGGGCTGGGCGGCCCGACGCCGCGCCTGA
- a CDS encoding YkgJ family cysteine cluster protein, which produces MNCRPGCAACCIAPSISSPMPGLPQGKPAGVPCPHLDHDLRCRLFGQPQRPAVCSSLPPSADMCGPDRVHALHWLEVLEDLTQPQAASSAAT; this is translated from the coding sequence ATGAACTGCCGTCCTGGCTGCGCGGCCTGTTGCATCGCGCCGTCCATCAGCTCGCCCATGCCGGGGCTGCCGCAGGGCAAACCGGCCGGCGTGCCCTGCCCCCACCTGGACCACGATCTGCGCTGTCGCTTGTTCGGCCAGCCGCAGCGCCCGGCCGTCTGCAGTTCACTGCCACCCAGCGCCGACATGTGCGGCCCCGACCGGGTCCACGCCCTGCACTGGCTGGAGGTGCTGGAAGACCTCACCCAGCCTCAAGCGGCGTCCAGCGCCGCCACGTAA
- a CDS encoding YchJ family protein — MTSPALPRRPTDPPPCDCGRARAYTACCGLFHADPMVAAPDPESLMRSRYSAFVRDERAYLLATWHPSTRPSEIEAPEPGLRWLGLEVKAVRWDGGDEGTVRFVARYKLGGRAFRLEETSRFVREAGRWTYVAALDAA, encoded by the coding sequence ATGACGTCACCGGCCTTGCCCCGTCGCCCGACCGACCCGCCGCCTTGTGATTGCGGTCGCGCCAGGGCCTACACCGCGTGCTGCGGCCTGTTCCATGCCGACCCCATGGTGGCCGCGCCCGACCCCGAGTCATTGATGCGCTCGCGTTACAGCGCCTTCGTGCGCGACGAGCGGGCTTATCTGCTGGCCACCTGGCACCCCTCGACCCGCCCATCCGAGATCGAGGCGCCCGAGCCAGGCTTGCGTTGGCTGGGCCTGGAGGTCAAGGCGGTGCGCTGGGATGGTGGCGATGAAGGCACGGTGCGTTTCGTGGCCCGATACAAGCTCGGGGGGCGGGCCTTCAGGCTGGAAGAAACCAGCCGCTTCGTGCGTGAGGCGGGGCGCTGGACTTACGTGGCGGCGCTGGACGCCGCTTGA
- a CDS encoding RNA recognition motif domain-containing protein, producing the protein MGNKLYVGNLAYSVRDQDLNDAFSQYGSVNSAKVMMDRETGRSKGFGFVEMGSDEEAQAAINGLNGQPVAGRAVVVNVARPREERPAGFRSPYGGGNGGGGGGRREGGGGGFGGGRREGGYGGGRGDGGGYGGGRGGNGGGYGGY; encoded by the coding sequence ATGGGCAACAAGCTGTACGTGGGCAATCTGGCCTACAGCGTGCGCGATCAGGATCTGAACGACGCTTTCTCTCAATATGGCTCGGTCAACTCGGCCAAGGTCATGATGGACCGCGAAACCGGCCGCTCCAAGGGCTTCGGTTTCGTCGAAATGGGCTCTGACGAAGAAGCCCAGGCCGCCATCAACGGCCTGAACGGTCAGCCCGTGGCGGGTCGCGCCGTGGTCGTGAACGTGGCCCGTCCCCGTGAAGAGCGTCCTGCCGGCTTCCGCAGCCCCTACGGTGGTGGCAACGGCGGCGGCGGCGGTGGCCGTCGTGAAGGCGGCGGTGGTGGCTTTGGCGGCGGTCGCCGCGAAGGCGGCTACGGCGGCGGCCGTGGTGACGGCGGCGGTTACGGCGGTGGCCGTGGCGGCAACGGTGGTGGCTACGGCGGCTACTGA
- the lptC gene encoding LPS export ABC transporter periplasmic protein LptC, whose protein sequence is MSPRPSRVRRAWVWAWLERAQAALPLVALAGVAGFSWWLVRSSMVPEPSVATALKDDTADVELQHAELLRAGPDGRLAWVLQGDRIRHLPLSERLTVDRIRLHALDDTGRTLRAEALLGEADQRREVVTMRGDVQAWMRGPGASGTSMLLGEGLSADLRREVLSSSTPVVMLQSGSVVRGQSLRHDARTGVSELGGRVTGRYESAP, encoded by the coding sequence ATGAGCCCCCGGCCAAGCCGGGTCCGGCGCGCGTGGGTGTGGGCCTGGCTGGAGCGGGCGCAGGCTGCCTTGCCGCTGGTGGCGCTGGCGGGGGTGGCCGGCTTCAGCTGGTGGCTGGTGCGCTCGTCCATGGTGCCTGAGCCGAGCGTGGCCACTGCACTGAAGGACGACACCGCCGATGTCGAGCTGCAGCACGCCGAACTGTTGCGCGCCGGGCCGGATGGCCGTCTGGCGTGGGTGCTGCAGGGCGACCGCATTCGGCACCTGCCCCTCAGCGAGCGCCTGACCGTGGACCGCATTCGCCTGCATGCACTGGACGACACCGGGCGCACCCTGCGGGCCGAGGCCTTGTTGGGCGAGGCCGATCAGCGCCGCGAGGTCGTGACCATGCGCGGTGACGTGCAGGCCTGGATGCGCGGGCCCGGTGCCTCGGGGACGTCGATGTTGCTGGGTGAGGGCCTGAGCGCCGACCTGCGCCGCGAGGTGCTCAGCTCGTCCACACCGGTGGTGATGCTGCAATCCGGCAGCGTGGTGCGGGGCCAGAGTCTGCGCCACGATGCACGCACCGGGGTCAGCGAACTGGGCGGGCGGGTGACCGGCCGCTACGAGTCAGCACCCTGA
- a CDS encoding KdsC family phosphatase — protein MSAANLFFDAALLAQAAGVRAAIFDVDGVLTDGTLYISEAGETLKAFHALDGHGLKLLAMAGLTPIVITGRDSPAVRRRLKDLGITEAVFGAHDKLAVAEPVLARLGLSWSQVAVMGDDWPDLPLLLRAGLAVAPPNAHTEAQAVAHHVCRARGGQGAARECCDLLLLATGHYQRLLSGHAQTLDTTAEGPRT, from the coding sequence GTGTCTGCTGCAAACCTGTTTTTTGATGCCGCCTTGCTGGCCCAGGCTGCGGGCGTGCGCGCGGCGATTTTCGATGTGGACGGCGTGCTGACCGACGGCACGCTGTACATCAGCGAGGCGGGCGAGACGCTCAAGGCCTTTCACGCCCTGGACGGCCATGGCCTCAAGCTGCTGGCGATGGCGGGCCTCACGCCCATCGTCATCACCGGCCGGGATTCGCCGGCGGTGCGTCGCCGCCTGAAAGACCTGGGCATCACCGAGGCGGTGTTTGGCGCCCACGACAAGCTGGCCGTGGCCGAGCCCGTGCTGGCCCGCCTGGGGCTGTCGTGGTCGCAGGTGGCGGTGATGGGCGACGACTGGCCCGACCTGCCGTTGTTGCTGAGGGCCGGCCTGGCGGTGGCCCCGCCCAATGCCCACACCGAGGCGCAGGCCGTGGCCCACCACGTGTGCCGTGCGCGAGGCGGTCAAGGGGCTGCGCGTGAGTGCTGCGACCTGCTGCTGCTGGCCACGGGCCACTACCAGCGCCTGCTGAGCGGCCACGCGCAAACGCTGGACACCACGGCCGAAGGGCCCCGCACATGA
- a CDS encoding KpsF/GutQ family sugar-phosphate isomerase: MSDVNPSMPPEQAVLNQATRALAIEAQALSEMRDRLQDVQGPAGQAFVQAVRTVLACRGRLVVMGMGKSGHVGRKIAATLASTGTPAMFVHPAEAHHGDLGMVRPGDVVLAISNSGESEELTALLPVIKRQGIALLAMTGKPGSALARHADVVLDSAVALEACPLNLAPTASTTAQMALGDALAVALLDARGFKAEDFARSHPGGSLGRRLLTHLRDVMRTGEAIPRVGPQASFGDLMREMSAKGLGAAAVVDADDRVLGVFTDGDLRRRIEAGVDLRALDAQALMTPAPRTVRDEVLAAEAVALMEQHRINTLLVVDAQQRLVGAVSTNDLMRAKVI, translated from the coding sequence ATGAGCGATGTCAATCCATCCATGCCGCCCGAGCAGGCGGTGCTGAACCAGGCCACCCGGGCCCTGGCCATCGAGGCGCAGGCCCTCAGCGAGATGCGCGATCGATTGCAGGATGTGCAAGGCCCGGCGGGCCAGGCCTTCGTGCAGGCGGTGCGCACGGTGCTGGCCTGCCGTGGTCGCCTGGTGGTCATGGGCATGGGCAAGAGCGGTCACGTGGGGCGCAAGATCGCCGCCACGCTGGCCTCCACCGGCACGCCGGCCATGTTCGTGCACCCGGCCGAGGCCCACCACGGGGACCTGGGCATGGTGCGCCCGGGGGATGTGGTGCTGGCCATCTCCAACTCGGGCGAAAGCGAAGAGCTGACGGCCTTGCTGCCCGTCATCAAGCGCCAGGGCATTGCCCTGCTGGCGATGACCGGCAAACCGGGATCGGCCCTGGCACGGCACGCCGATGTGGTGCTGGACAGCGCCGTGGCCCTGGAGGCCTGCCCCCTCAACCTGGCGCCCACCGCCAGCACCACGGCCCAGATGGCCCTGGGGGACGCGCTGGCCGTGGCCCTGCTGGATGCGCGGGGCTTCAAGGCCGAAGACTTTGCCCGCTCGCATCCGGGCGGCTCGCTGGGCCGGCGCCTGCTCACCCACCTGCGTGATGTCATGCGCACGGGCGAGGCCATTCCGCGCGTGGGGCCCCAGGCCAGCTTTGGGGATCTGATGCGCGAGATGAGCGCCAAGGGCCTGGGCGCCGCTGCCGTGGTCGACGCCGATGACCGGGTGCTGGGCGTGTTCACCGATGGCGACCTGCGCCGCCGCATCGAAGCCGGGGTGGATCTGCGCGCCCTGGACGCGCAGGCCCTGATGACCCCTGCGCCGCGCACCGTGCGCGATGAGGTGCTGGCCGCCGAAGCCGTGGCCCTGATGGAACAACACCGCATCAATACCTTGCTGGTGGTCGATGCGCAGCAACGGCTGGTGGGTGCGGTCAGCACCAACGACCTGATGCGCGCCAAGGTGATCTGA
- a CDS encoding response regulator, with amino-acid sequence MSMASTPPDAMSLPTDRPWRVLSRRVTIAAVLWSVLALSLGGWGLWQALQFLRHEALQATQHRLDSAQRGLQDSFQQLTVLPRALARQEGIRRYLNDHVLANSDRLSETQRTQVRNLAEVQRSVQAQSEQLTATAQDFGLGALFVTDSYGTTLADSNAHQTDNAIGRSFRGRRYYVDALDNPSGLGYQFAVSQVAVGPAFFFSSRVGPIDAPMGVVVVMQYARAFSKMLQDPGRRLFVTDEQGVIVMASELALPLQRTPLMGRGALNEEASARLYKTRPVPVDWQLERLRVRDEQVLVVREGEQRFMALSRPLDGRDLTLWALVPMQGEAALIAAGATVTTLAWLGGLGGLALMGQRIRRQAALSRAQRELERMAHALPLSVFCWRQPPDAPGEFSFVAQSAQSLLALGHDDFRTQPQKVWSLMGPDMVGPPLHPTDFQIRTPEGNRWLRCESRCVHHSDGSQVFNGYWADITERKQVEARTQAVFLNSPVAFLFFDTEHGITRCNPSALQLFGAETDQALLGLDPTRPPLSPMAALNPDAQAILSQAAHTQQAVTFEWRHTRLDGEPFDTEIVLVPFEFEQRLQYCAVIQDISARKRAELAQQAAQRAAEAATQAKSNFLANMSHEIRTPMNAIMGMTHLALMDELPAKARSYVDKAHRGATTLLQILNDVLDVSKIESGKLELESVPFQLENVVRHMAEVLGVRAEEKGLELLFTAPPEIPTALIGDPIRLGQVLINLGTNAIKFTDSGDILIGCEVQRQGPHDVLLHFWVRDSGIGMDQAQIEHLFEPFTQADSSTTRQYGGTGLGLTISRQLVELMNGRIWANSQPGRGSTFHFTARFGVQSQQTRRALLASELQGRRVMLVDDNATAREVLGDMVRRLGLHVDTADSGDAALLRMQQAVQAGQPHDILLTDWRMPDMDGITFAREALDMPPEHRPCVLLVTAFGREEATAAAQDAGVDLAGVLNKPVTPSTLFDTLSRVLGQDNTPPSALPESTRILTQARERLAGARVLLVEDQPMNQELARDLLERAGMEVITANNGQEALNRLQDDGPFDGVLMDCQMPVLDGYSATERIREQAQWQSLPVIAMTASAMATDRERVLRSGMNDHITKPLDLARMFDIMARWITPSGRADTAHLLQGVDGQTPHSGSLQHLDTTDGLARCMGNLDLYSRLLKGFARTQRDFGTFYDHASSREQAQLLTHTLKGLAGNIGARALAEACEHLEQALSGGQQAAEEPALWRTRCRELQQLAVSALDQVIGEIDAMQQTGADRQDAARQALQAMTQQTDGQDWDTLARLISEHDAQARDHLHELLETWPALLDEPLITPLRRALEQYDFSAAQQALTALVNGLALHGQHTPA; translated from the coding sequence ATGTCCATGGCCAGCACCCCACCGGATGCGATGTCCTTGCCCACCGACCGCCCCTGGCGCGTGCTCTCGCGCCGCGTGACCATCGCGGCCGTCTTATGGAGCGTGTTGGCCCTGTCGCTTGGGGGCTGGGGCCTGTGGCAGGCCCTGCAGTTCTTGCGCCACGAAGCCCTGCAAGCCACCCAGCACCGACTGGACAGCGCCCAGCGCGGCCTGCAAGACAGCTTTCAGCAGCTCACGGTGTTGCCCCGCGCCCTGGCCCGCCAGGAGGGCATCCGCCGCTACCTGAACGACCACGTGCTGGCCAACAGCGACCGCCTGAGCGAGACCCAGCGCACACAGGTGCGCAACCTGGCCGAGGTGCAGCGCAGCGTGCAGGCCCAAAGCGAGCAGCTCACCGCCACGGCGCAGGATTTTGGGCTGGGCGCCCTGTTCGTCACCGACTCGTACGGCACCACCCTGGCCGACAGCAACGCCCACCAGACGGACAACGCCATCGGGCGCAGCTTCCGCGGCCGCCGCTATTACGTCGATGCCCTGGACAACCCCAGTGGCCTGGGCTACCAGTTCGCGGTCTCGCAGGTGGCCGTCGGGCCGGCGTTCTTCTTTTCATCGCGGGTCGGACCCATCGACGCGCCCATGGGCGTCGTGGTGGTGATGCAGTACGCGCGCGCGTTCTCCAAAATGCTGCAAGACCCGGGGCGGCGGCTGTTCGTCACCGACGAGCAAGGCGTCATCGTGATGGCCAGCGAACTGGCCCTGCCCCTGCAGCGCACACCGCTGATGGGGCGTGGGGCCCTCAATGAGGAAGCGTCTGCGCGCCTGTACAAAACCCGCCCCGTGCCCGTGGACTGGCAACTTGAACGTTTGCGGGTGCGTGATGAGCAGGTGCTGGTGGTGCGCGAAGGCGAGCAACGCTTCATGGCGCTGTCGCGGCCCCTGGACGGGCGCGACCTGACCTTGTGGGCGCTGGTGCCGATGCAAGGCGAAGCCGCCCTGATCGCGGCCGGCGCCACCGTGACCACGCTGGCCTGGCTGGGGGGCCTGGGGGGCCTGGCCCTGATGGGGCAGCGCATCCGTCGCCAGGCCGCACTCAGCCGCGCCCAGCGCGAGCTGGAACGCATGGCCCACGCCCTGCCGCTGAGCGTGTTTTGCTGGCGCCAGCCACCCGACGCCCCGGGCGAATTCAGCTTCGTGGCCCAAAGCGCCCAGAGCCTGCTGGCGCTGGGCCACGACGACTTCCGCACGCAACCACAGAAAGTCTGGTCGCTCATGGGGCCGGACATGGTGGGCCCACCGCTGCACCCCACCGACTTCCAGATCCGCACACCCGAAGGCAACCGGTGGCTGCGTTGCGAAAGCCGGTGCGTGCACCACAGCGACGGCAGCCAGGTCTTCAACGGCTACTGGGCCGACATCACCGAGCGCAAGCAGGTGGAGGCCCGCACCCAGGCCGTGTTCCTCAACTCGCCGGTGGCTTTCCTGTTCTTTGACACCGAACACGGCATCACGCGCTGCAACCCCAGCGCCCTGCAGCTGTTTGGTGCCGAAACCGACCAGGCCCTGCTGGGACTGGACCCGACGCGCCCGCCCTTGTCGCCGATGGCCGCCTTGAACCCCGATGCCCAGGCCATCCTGTCGCAGGCCGCCCACACCCAACAGGCCGTCACCTTCGAATGGCGACACACCCGCCTGGACGGGGAGCCGTTCGACACCGAGATCGTGCTCGTGCCCTTCGAGTTCGAGCAGCGCCTGCAGTACTGTGCCGTCATCCAGGACATCAGTGCCCGCAAACGGGCCGAGCTGGCCCAACAGGCCGCTCAACGCGCCGCCGAAGCGGCCACCCAGGCCAAGAGCAACTTCCTGGCCAACATGTCGCACGAAATCCGCACCCCCATGAACGCCATCATGGGCATGACCCATCTGGCCCTGATGGACGAGCTGCCCGCCAAGGCCCGCAGCTATGTGGACAAGGCGCACCGCGGGGCCACCACCTTGCTGCAGATCCTCAACGACGTGCTGGACGTCTCCAAGATCGAATCCGGCAAGCTCGAGCTCGAGTCCGTGCCCTTCCAGCTGGAAAACGTCGTGCGCCACATGGCCGAAGTGCTGGGCGTGCGCGCCGAAGAAAAGGGGCTGGAGCTGCTGTTCACCGCCCCGCCCGAGATCCCCACGGCCCTGATCGGCGACCCCATCCGCCTGGGCCAGGTGCTGATCAACCTGGGCACCAACGCCATCAAGTTCACCGACAGCGGCGACATCCTCATCGGCTGCGAGGTGCAGCGCCAGGGCCCGCACGACGTGCTCTTGCACTTCTGGGTGCGCGACAGCGGCATCGGCATGGACCAGGCCCAGATCGAGCACCTGTTCGAGCCCTTCACCCAGGCCGACAGCTCCACCACGCGCCAGTACGGCGGCACCGGCCTGGGCCTGACCATCTCGCGACAACTGGTCGAGCTCATGAACGGCCGCATCTGGGCCAACAGCCAGCCCGGCCGAGGATCGACCTTCCACTTCACGGCGCGCTTTGGCGTGCAGTCGCAACAGACGCGCCGCGCCCTGCTGGCCAGCGAGCTGCAGGGCCGCCGCGTGATGCTGGTGGACGACAACGCCACCGCCCGCGAGGTGCTGGGCGACATGGTGCGTCGCCTGGGTCTGCACGTCGACACCGCCGACAGCGGCGACGCCGCCTTGCTGCGCATGCAACAGGCCGTGCAGGCCGGCCAGCCCCACGACATCTTGCTGACAGACTGGCGCATGCCGGACATGGACGGCATCACCTTTGCCCGCGAAGCGCTGGACATGCCGCCGGAACACCGCCCCTGCGTGTTGCTGGTCACCGCCTTCGGGCGTGAAGAAGCGACCGCCGCCGCGCAGGACGCCGGCGTCGACCTGGCCGGCGTGCTCAACAAGCCGGTGACGCCCTCCACCCTGTTCGACACGCTCAGCCGCGTGCTCGGCCAGGACAACACCCCACCCAGCGCCCTGCCAGAGAGCACCCGGATCCTGACCCAGGCCCGTGAGCGTCTGGCGGGCGCCCGCGTGCTGCTGGTCGAAGACCAGCCCATGAACCAGGAACTGGCCCGTGACCTGCTGGAGCGCGCCGGCATGGAGGTGATCACGGCCAACAACGGGCAGGAGGCCTTGAACCGGCTGCAGGACGACGGGCCCTTTGACGGCGTGCTGATGGACTGCCAGATGCCCGTGCTGGACGGCTACTCCGCCACCGAGCGCATCCGCGAGCAAGCCCAGTGGCAAAGCCTGCCCGTGATCGCCATGACCGCCTCGGCCATGGCCACCGACCGCGAGCGCGTCTTGCGCAGCGGCATGAACGACCACATCACCAAGCCGCTGGACCTGGCCCGCATGTTCGACATCATGGCGCGCTGGATCACGCCCTCAGGACGGGCAGACACCGCGCACCTGCTCCAGGGCGTGGACGGCCAGACACCACACAGCGGCTCGCTGCAGCACCTGGACACCACCGACGGACTGGCGCGCTGCATGGGCAACCTGGACCTGTACAGCCGGCTACTCAAGGGCTTTGCGCGCACCCAGCGCGACTTCGGCACCTTCTACGATCACGCCAGCAGCCGCGAGCAGGCCCAACTGCTCACGCACACCCTCAAGGGCCTGGCCGGCAACATCGGCGCGCGGGCGCTGGCCGAGGCGTGCGAACACCTGGAGCAGGCGCTGTCGGGTGGCCAGCAGGCCGCCGAAGAACCGGCCCTGTGGCGCACCCGTTGTCGCGAACTGCAGCAGCTGGCCGTGAGCGCGCTCGACCAGGTCATCGGCGAGATCGACGCCATGCAACAAACCGGCGCCGATCGCCAGGACGCGGCGCGCCAGGCCCTGCAGGCCATGACCCAACAAACCGACGGCCAAGACTGGGACACCCTGGCCCGCCTGATCAGCGAGCACGACGCGCAGGCCCGCGACCACCTGCACGAACTGCTGGAGACCTGGCCGGCCCTGCTGGACGAGCCGCTGATCACGCCACTGCGTCGGGCGCTGGAACAGTACGATTTCAGCGCCGCCCAGCAAGCGCTGACGGCCCTGGTGAACGGTCTGGCCCTCCACGGCCAGCACACGCCGGCGTGA
- a CDS encoding HD-GYP domain-containing protein — translation MSVTTGVRRPTILVADDSPQNIELLTRVLGSDHRIKVATSGEKALQLAYSDEPPDLILLDIMMPDLSGHEVCRRIKANPDRRRIPIIFVTAMSTIEDEAMGLSLGAVDYITKPISPPLVQARVRTHLALYDQSRELERMVAQRTSELVATRQQIIRRLGRAAGFKDHQGGNHVVRISHIARLLGQQIGLGPEALQLLFQTSALHDVGKIGIPDHVLSKPGPLTDDERVLVRQHPQIGADIIGRHEHELLATARTIALTHHERWDGTGYPQGLQGEQIPLFGRIVAMADVFDALMNDRPYRPAMTGPQALAIIAEERGRAFDPVLVDAFMQQQYEILRIMELYADERGAGFADSVI, via the coding sequence ATGTCCGTGACGACAGGCGTGCGCCGGCCCACCATCCTGGTGGCCGACGATTCTCCGCAGAACATCGAGTTGTTGACCCGGGTGCTGGGGTCGGACCACCGCATCAAGGTGGCCACCTCCGGCGAAAAGGCCCTGCAGCTGGCGTACTCCGACGAGCCACCTGACCTGATCTTGCTGGACATCATGATGCCCGACCTCAGTGGGCACGAGGTGTGTCGGCGCATCAAGGCCAACCCCGATCGCCGCCGCATTCCCATCATCTTCGTGACGGCCATGAGCACGATCGAAGACGAGGCCATGGGCCTGAGCCTGGGCGCGGTCGACTACATCACCAAACCCATCAGCCCGCCGCTGGTGCAGGCCCGTGTGCGCACGCACCTGGCGCTGTACGACCAGTCGCGCGAGCTGGAGCGCATGGTGGCGCAGCGCACCAGCGAGCTGGTGGCCACGCGCCAGCAGATCATCCGTCGCCTGGGACGGGCCGCCGGGTTCAAGGACCACCAGGGTGGCAACCACGTGGTGCGCATCAGCCACATCGCCCGCTTGCTGGGGCAGCAGATCGGCCTGGGCCCTGAAGCCCTGCAACTGCTGTTTCAGACCTCGGCCTTGCACGACGTGGGCAAGATCGGCATCCCCGACCATGTGTTGAGCAAACCGGGCCCTCTGACCGATGACGAGCGCGTGCTGGTGCGCCAGCATCCCCAGATCGGGGCCGACATCATCGGCCGCCACGAGCACGAGTTGCTGGCCACGGCCCGCACCATTGCGCTGACCCACCATGAGCGCTGGGACGGCACCGGCTATCCCCAGGGCTTGCAGGGCGAGCAGATTCCCTTGTTCGGGCGCATCGTGGCCATGGCCGATGTGTTCGATGCGCTCATGAACGACCGGCCTTACCGCCCCGCCATGACGGGCCCGCAGGCACTGGCCATCATCGCCGAAGAGCGCGGCCGGGCGTTTGACCCGGTGCTGGTCGATGCGTTCATGCAGCAGCAGTACGAGATCTTGCGGATCATGGAGCTGTACGCCGACGAGCGCGGCGCAGGCTTCGCCGATTCGGTGATCTGA
- a CDS encoding cyclic nucleotide-binding domain-containing protein translates to MDSTELIQAIQTLNTEDAFRARLDAQQWRTFCQYLTRHELRSGDLLIKQGDHDRTVYFLGQGSLQVFVTGGAPGASRIAILRPGAICGEPGLFTDAPRMANVEAMTPCVIYALRLPRFEELAARVPLVAVEVVRAAGGVMALRMRANLTRQVPVA, encoded by the coding sequence ATGGATTCGACAGAATTGATTCAGGCGATACAGACGCTGAACACGGAAGACGCCTTCCGTGCGCGCCTGGATGCGCAGCAATGGCGCACGTTTTGCCAGTACCTCACCCGGCATGAACTGCGCTCGGGCGACCTGCTCATCAAGCAGGGTGACCACGACCGCACGGTGTACTTTCTAGGGCAGGGCTCGCTGCAGGTGTTCGTCACGGGCGGTGCGCCGGGTGCGTCCCGCATCGCCATCTTGCGGCCCGGGGCCATCTGCGGCGAACCCGGCCTGTTCACCGACGCCCCCCGCATGGCCAATGTCGAGGCCATGACGCCCTGTGTGATCTACGCCTTGCGCCTGCCTCGGTTTGAAGAACTGGCCGCCCGCGTGCCGCTGGTGGCGGTGGAGGTGGTCAGGGCCGCAGGCGGGGTGATGGCCTTGCGCATGCGGGCCAACCTGACACGGCAGGTGCCGGTGGCGTGA